The following proteins are co-located in the Bosea sp. AS-1 genome:
- a CDS encoding metallophosphoesterase family protein, producing the protein MRIVVLTDIHGNREALDAVTDAVAAEAPDAIVIAGDIVGYGPDPAYAVEVAAQYAASGARVVLGNHDQAVEQEDRGMTKVARDAIRWTRDQLSTEHRAFLSGLPLTVVEEDRLYVHASANEPDRWHYILDAQAAGFAFDATGARLIVCGHTHVPAIFYARVGYPPVAFRPLDNEPAPLIATRRHLVVAGSVGQPRDGNPAACFALIDLEQRCVTMRRVPYDAETTARKVLAAGLPPALATRLLSGR; encoded by the coding sequence ATGCGCATCGTCGTACTCACTGACATCCATGGGAATCGTGAGGCACTCGACGCCGTGACGGACGCTGTCGCTGCGGAGGCTCCGGACGCGATCGTCATTGCCGGCGATATCGTCGGGTACGGGCCGGATCCGGCTTATGCAGTGGAAGTTGCAGCGCAGTACGCCGCGAGCGGCGCGCGGGTAGTGCTTGGCAATCACGATCAGGCCGTCGAGCAGGAGGACCGTGGCATGACCAAGGTCGCCCGAGACGCAATCCGTTGGACGCGCGACCAGCTCTCGACGGAGCACCGTGCCTTTCTCTCCGGGCTCCCCCTGACAGTCGTGGAGGAGGATCGCCTATATGTTCATGCGAGTGCCAACGAGCCCGACCGCTGGCACTATATCCTGGACGCGCAAGCAGCCGGATTCGCCTTCGATGCGACCGGAGCGCGCCTGATCGTCTGCGGTCACACGCACGTTCCAGCTATATTCTATGCTCGTGTCGGCTACCCTCCCGTCGCGTTTCGCCCGCTCGACAATGAACCGGCACCGTTGATCGCGACACGTCGACACCTTGTGGTCGCCGGGTCGGTCGGGCAGCCCCGAGACGGCAATCCGGCCGCCTGCTTCGCTCTCATCGACTTGGAGCAGCGCTGCGTCACCATGCGGCGCGTGCCCTATGATGCCGAGACGACTGCCCGCAAGGTGCTGGCGGCGGGGCTTCCGCCGGCTCTCGCCACGCGGCTCCTTTCCGGGCGGTAA
- a CDS encoding bifunctional serine/threonine-protein kinase/universal stress protein has protein sequence MRFHEGQVIDGFTLESRMPSGGMASLWRAHHADVDVPVVLKIPFLDPGQDISTVIGYEVEELILKRLSGPHVPRYIRSGDLAETPYIAMEFVEGDSLARIAKNAPLSPEEVARIGAEVAAAVASLHQQQVAHLDLKPENVILAARGAVLLDFGLSRHAGLPDLLSEESNVPMGSAAYIAPEQVLGDRSDPSSDIFALGGILYLLATGEPPFDWPSTQAGMKRRLYHAPKPPSVRNPKVPTWLETIIQKCLEVDRERRYADAARVAFELRNPEQVVIVDPLPQRRWWDWLLAAFQKRDDLLLTGAPTARRREAGPALILAAVDLADGVNPLADAVLAETGRLLAARTDSRLSCLTVLKTEILREDVMADSAGHSVYIKRLVALKAWASPLGLAEDRISYHVVQAVSAADAILRYAEHNQIGHIILGARGASTLRRHLGSVSSKVVAEAGCSVTVVRNRSSTSRA, from the coding sequence ATGCGCTTCCACGAAGGACAGGTAATCGACGGCTTCACTCTGGAATCGCGCATGCCTTCCGGCGGCATGGCTTCACTCTGGCGGGCGCATCATGCGGATGTGGACGTCCCCGTCGTCCTCAAGATCCCCTTTCTCGATCCCGGCCAGGATATCTCGACCGTCATCGGCTACGAGGTCGAAGAACTGATCCTGAAGCGCCTATCAGGCCCCCATGTTCCGCGCTACATCCGCTCCGGCGATCTGGCGGAGACGCCCTACATCGCTATGGAGTTCGTCGAAGGCGACAGCCTCGCACGGATCGCCAAGAATGCGCCGCTCTCGCCCGAGGAGGTCGCGCGCATCGGCGCCGAGGTGGCGGCCGCCGTCGCCAGCCTGCATCAGCAGCAGGTGGCACATCTCGACCTGAAACCCGAGAACGTCATCCTCGCGGCCCGCGGCGCGGTGCTGCTTGATTTCGGCCTCTCCCGCCATGCCGGTCTGCCAGACCTGCTTTCGGAGGAAAGCAACGTACCAATGGGCTCCGCCGCTTATATCGCGCCCGAGCAGGTGCTGGGCGACCGGTCCGACCCTTCGAGCGACATCTTCGCCCTGGGCGGCATCCTTTATCTGCTCGCCACCGGAGAGCCGCCGTTCGACTGGCCCTCGACACAGGCGGGGATGAAGCGAAGGCTCTATCATGCGCCAAAGCCGCCATCCGTCCGCAATCCGAAGGTGCCGACCTGGCTGGAAACGATCATTCAGAAATGCCTCGAGGTCGACCGCGAGCGCCGCTATGCGGATGCCGCCCGGGTCGCTTTTGAGTTGCGCAACCCTGAGCAGGTGGTGATCGTCGATCCCCTGCCACAACGCCGCTGGTGGGACTGGCTCCTCGCAGCGTTCCAGAAGCGCGATGATCTTCTACTCACCGGCGCTCCAACGGCCCGTCGGCGCGAGGCCGGTCCGGCACTTATCCTAGCAGCAGTCGACCTCGCCGATGGCGTCAATCCGCTGGCAGATGCCGTGCTCGCCGAGACCGGTCGGCTCTTGGCGGCCCGCACCGATTCACGCCTCTCTTGCCTAACCGTCCTGAAGACCGAGATTCTGCGGGAGGACGTCATGGCGGACAGCGCTGGCCACTCCGTCTACATCAAGCGGCTGGTTGCACTGAAGGCGTGGGCGAGCCCACTCGGCCTTGCCGAGGACCGGATCAGCTACCACGTCGTACAGGCGGTGAGCGCAGCCGACGCTATATTGCGTTATGCCGAGCATAACCAGATCGGCCACATTATCCTCGGTGCGCGCGGTGCCTCCACCCTGCGCCGCCATCTCGGCAGCGTCTCGTCCAAGGTCGTGGCCGAGGCCGGATGCTCGGTGACGGTGGTACGGAACAGGTCTTCCACCTCACGCGCGTAG
- a CDS encoding sulfite exporter TauE/SafE family protein gives MTSTLVPALASGGLVGFSLGLVGGGGSILATPLLLYVVGVANPHVAIGTGALAVSINAYANLLAHARKGNVRWLCAAVFAALGSLGALVGSSLGLVVDGTRLLLLFGALMVVVGLLMLRPRSVSRGDERPVDRRMCVLTAATALATGGASGFFGIGGGFLIVPALIFATGMPMINAIGSSLLAVGAFGLATALNYARGGQVDWVVAVQFISGGVLGGILGMLLATRLSTRKATLNRIFAALILTVAAYVIFKNLPMAIGIG, from the coding sequence ATGACATCGACCCTCGTCCCGGCTCTCGCCTCTGGCGGCCTCGTCGGCTTCAGTCTCGGTCTGGTCGGCGGCGGCGGCTCGATCCTGGCCACGCCGCTGCTGCTTTATGTCGTCGGCGTCGCCAACCCGCATGTCGCGATCGGTACCGGCGCGCTGGCGGTCTCGATCAATGCCTATGCCAACCTGCTCGCCCATGCCCGGAAGGGTAATGTCCGCTGGCTCTGCGCGGCGGTCTTCGCGGCGCTCGGTTCGCTCGGCGCCCTTGTCGGATCGAGCCTCGGCCTCGTCGTCGACGGAACACGACTTCTGCTGCTCTTCGGCGCGCTGATGGTTGTTGTAGGGCTGCTGATGTTACGGCCGCGCAGCGTCAGCCGAGGTGATGAGCGGCCGGTTGATCGGCGCATGTGTGTGCTCACGGCCGCCACTGCACTGGCGACGGGCGGGGCCTCCGGCTTCTTCGGCATCGGCGGCGGCTTCCTCATCGTACCGGCCCTCATCTTCGCCACCGGCATGCCGATGATCAACGCCATAGGCTCCTCGCTGCTGGCGGTCGGCGCCTTCGGGTTGGCGACGGCCTTGAATTACGCTCGCGGCGGCCAGGTCGACTGGGTCGTCGCAGTGCAGTTCATCTCGGGCGGCGTCCTGGGCGGCATTCTCGGCATGCTGCTGGCGACGCGTCTCTCGACGCGCAAGGCTACGCTGAACCGCATCTTCGCTGCGCTCATTCTGACGGTCGCGGCTTACGTGATCTTCAAGAACCTGCCGATGGCTATCGGCATCGGGTAA
- a CDS encoding YeeE/YedE family protein: MKHLAPLRIVVALLAGALFGFGLSLSGMLDPARVLGFLNLASGHWDPSLAFVLGGAVLVAVPGVMMQRRLRRPLLDDSFHLPEKTEIDRRLVAGSALFGAGWGLAGFCPGPAVSALSMGLVPVLLFVAAMAVGMILHDRVIAGMLPR; encoded by the coding sequence GTGAAGCATCTGGCGCCCCTGCGTATCGTCGTTGCGCTCCTTGCCGGTGCGTTGTTCGGATTCGGCCTGTCGCTCTCCGGAATGCTCGATCCGGCGCGCGTGCTCGGCTTCCTCAATCTCGCCAGCGGGCATTGGGACCCGAGCCTGGCCTTCGTGCTCGGCGGCGCGGTGCTGGTGGCGGTACCCGGCGTCATGATGCAACGCCGTCTGCGGCGTCCTTTGCTCGACGACAGCTTCCACCTGCCTGAGAAGACGGAGATCGACAGGCGGCTGGTGGCCGGCTCGGCGCTGTTCGGAGCAGGATGGGGACTCGCCGGCTTCTGCCCGGGCCCGGCGGTCTCGGCCCTGTCGATGGGCCTCGTCCCGGTATTGCTGTTCGTTGCGGCGATGGCGGTCGGGATGATCCTGCACGACCGGGTCATCGCGGGGATGTTGCCGCGATGA
- a CDS encoding YeeE/YedE family protein gives MSAYWPSLIGGMLLGLSAVALLLLDGRIAGISGIVGRLLGGGQIPLNAAFVIGLISGPPLYMLAFGSFPSVTIAASWPLVLAAGLAVGIGTRMGSGCTSGHGILGLARLSKRSCAATATFLLAGAAMATLMEFLR, from the coding sequence ATGAGTGCCTATTGGCCTTCCCTGATTGGCGGCATGTTGCTCGGCCTCTCCGCCGTCGCATTGCTGCTGCTCGATGGGCGGATCGCCGGCATCAGCGGCATCGTTGGCCGTTTGCTCGGCGGCGGGCAGATTCCGCTGAATGCGGCATTCGTCATCGGGCTCATCAGCGGCCCGCCGCTCTACATGTTGGCCTTCGGGAGCTTCCCGTCCGTGACCATCGCTGCCTCTTGGCCCCTGGTCCTCGCGGCCGGGCTCGCCGTCGGCATCGGCACGCGCATGGGCTCGGGCTGCACCTCGGGTCACGGCATCCTCGGCCTCGCTCGCCTTTCGAAACGTTCGTGTGCCGCGACTGCGACCTTCCTCCTGGCGGGTGCCGCCATGGCGACGCTGATGGAGTTCCTGCGGTGA
- the bigR gene encoding sulfite-sensing transcriptional repressor BigR: MAAAMTRTMPPAEMEARAGEVAALLKTLSHPARLRLACALAEGEYAVGELEERLGIHQPTLSQQLGALREAGVVTTRREAKQIFYRLSEEKAARLIEALYAIYCEPEQKP; the protein is encoded by the coding sequence ATGGCCGCCGCAATGACCCGCACGATGCCGCCGGCTGAGATGGAGGCGCGCGCCGGCGAGGTTGCCGCCTTGCTCAAGACATTGTCGCATCCGGCTCGCCTTCGGCTCGCCTGCGCCCTCGCCGAGGGCGAATACGCCGTCGGCGAACTCGAGGAGCGGCTCGGCATCCATCAGCCGACGCTGTCGCAGCAGCTCGGCGCATTGCGCGAGGCCGGGGTGGTCACGACGCGCCGCGAGGCAAAGCAGATCTTTTACCGCCTGAGCGAGGAGAAGGCCGCTCGCCTGATCGAAGCCCTCTACGCCATCTATTGTGAACCGGAGCAGAAGCCATGA
- the blh gene encoding bifunctional sulfur transferase/dioxygenase Blh encodes MTAVKIDDRLTVASQPRQEALATLAATGFATIINNRPDGEESGQPSSTAEKAILERSGLAYRFIPVTATTITEADIRAFQEAVSGSKGRVYAHCRSGTRSLTLHVLGEVLAGRMKPGEVEAFGRERGFDLSGAAQWLAWNAARAPQVRGFYEPRSGSIQYVVTDPKTRRCAIIDPVYEFDEKSGATATHQADEILAYVAREGLTVEWILDTHPHADHFSAAHYLKQKTGAPTAIGARVTDVQKLWQSLYNWPELATDGSQWDRLFDEGDSFRIGELTGRVMFSPGHTLASVTYVIGDAAFVHDTIFMPDSGTARADFPGGSARALWASIQAILALPDDTRLFTGHDYEPGGRAARWESTVGEQKRANPHLVDMTEERFVALREARDRTLPMPKLILHALQVNIRGGRLPEPEANGRRYLKFPLDALSGAAW; translated from the coding sequence ATGACTGCCGTGAAGATCGACGATCGGCTGACGGTCGCTAGTCAGCCGAGGCAGGAGGCGCTCGCCACGCTGGCGGCTACCGGCTTCGCCACCATTATCAACAACCGGCCGGACGGAGAGGAATCTGGACAGCCCAGCAGCACTGCCGAGAAGGCAATTCTCGAGCGGTCGGGCCTTGCCTATCGCTTCATTCCAGTGACGGCGACGACGATCACCGAAGCCGATATCCGCGCCTTCCAGGAAGCGGTGTCGGGGTCCAAGGGGCGTGTCTACGCCCACTGCCGCAGCGGCACGCGATCATTGACGCTGCACGTGCTGGGCGAGGTGCTGGCAGGGCGGATGAAGCCCGGCGAGGTCGAGGCCTTCGGTCGCGAGCGCGGTTTCGATCTCTCGGGCGCGGCGCAGTGGCTTGCCTGGAATGCGGCCCGGGCGCCGCAGGTGAGGGGCTTCTACGAGCCGCGCTCCGGCAGCATCCAATATGTCGTGACCGACCCGAAGACGAGGCGCTGCGCGATCATCGACCCGGTCTATGAGTTCGATGAGAAGTCCGGGGCGACCGCTACGCATCAGGCCGACGAGATTCTCGCCTACGTGGCGCGCGAGGGTCTCACCGTCGAGTGGATTCTGGATACCCATCCCCATGCTGACCACTTCTCGGCTGCGCACTATCTCAAGCAGAAGACAGGCGCCCCGACGGCCATTGGCGCGCGCGTCACGGATGTCCAGAAGCTCTGGCAAAGCCTCTACAACTGGCCAGAGCTGGCGACCGATGGCTCGCAATGGGACCGGCTGTTCGACGAGGGCGACAGCTTCAGGATTGGTGAGCTCACGGGTCGCGTGATGTTCTCGCCCGGCCATACCCTTGCCTCCGTAACCTATGTGATCGGCGACGCGGCATTCGTGCACGATACGATCTTCATGCCGGATTCCGGCACGGCACGCGCGGATTTTCCGGGCGGTAGCGCCAGGGCCCTGTGGGCGTCGATCCAGGCAATCCTCGCCTTGCCGGACGATACGCGCCTGTTCACCGGGCACGATTACGAGCCAGGTGGGCGCGCCGCCAGATGGGAGAGCACCGTGGGCGAGCAGAAGCGTGCAAATCCGCACCTCGTCGATATGACGGAGGAGCGCTTCGTCGCGCTGCGGGAAGCGCGCGACCGCACCCTGCCGATGCCGAAGCTGATCCTGCATGCGCTACAGGTCAACATCCGCGGCGGCCGGCTGCCGGAGCCCGAAGCCAATGGCAGGCGGTATCTCAAATTTCCGCTCGATGCGCTCTCGGGGGCTGCGTGGTGA
- a CDS encoding universal stress protein, with amino-acid sequence MIDGVKNVLVTIPQEGRDEDASAFGYGLSLARRADAHLTVQAPAGRFHIPYTALNAFAQKIVSAENRRIAALAEHFADVAKAEADFAGVVCTVESPQLYYQDLLNRFVAQARVHDIAILNAEPAATEMYWDLIEVCLFGSGRPVLVVPPGRTDFACERIIIAWDGSANASRAVADAMPLLKSAKTVAIVSVMGEKDLSTSVPGTDLAPHLARHGIDVTVSDTTVGLKETVADAIQREAVGFRASMIVCGAFRHSRLRQWILGGVTRSLLESCSLPLVMSH; translated from the coding sequence ATGATCGACGGCGTGAAGAATGTACTGGTGACGATCCCGCAAGAAGGCCGGGACGAAGACGCGTCGGCGTTTGGCTACGGGCTCTCGCTCGCCCGTCGAGCGGACGCCCATCTCACGGTCCAGGCACCTGCTGGCCGGTTCCACATTCCCTACACGGCACTCAACGCCTTCGCTCAAAAGATCGTTTCAGCGGAAAACCGGCGTATCGCTGCCTTGGCGGAACACTTCGCGGATGTAGCAAAGGCGGAAGCGGATTTTGCCGGAGTGGTCTGTACGGTCGAAAGCCCGCAACTTTATTATCAGGACCTACTCAACCGTTTCGTCGCGCAGGCGCGTGTTCACGATATCGCCATTCTTAATGCTGAACCGGCGGCAACTGAGATGTATTGGGATCTGATTGAAGTTTGCCTCTTCGGCAGCGGGCGCCCAGTGCTTGTAGTCCCTCCCGGTCGAACTGATTTCGCCTGTGAGCGGATCATCATTGCTTGGGACGGAAGCGCTAACGCTTCAAGGGCCGTTGCTGACGCCATGCCTTTGCTGAAGTCAGCGAAGACTGTCGCGATCGTCTCGGTCATGGGTGAGAAGGATCTCTCAACGTCAGTCCCGGGAACTGACCTCGCACCGCATCTGGCGCGTCACGGAATAGACGTAACGGTGTCCGATACCACGGTCGGGCTGAAGGAGACGGTCGCGGACGCCATTCAACGCGAGGCTGTCGGGTTCAGGGCATCGATGATTGTCTGTGGAGCCTTCCGCCACTCACGACTGCGGCAATGGATCCTCGGAGGGGTCACGCGATCGCTGCTTGAATCATGCTCGCTGCCGCTCGTGATGTCGCACTGA
- a CDS encoding heavy metal translocating P-type ATPase, whose amino-acid sequence MPEIAIHLTLLAVAFTGTIAGLVVSYLDWTVSGNLIWSAATIPVAAALAISILRDLLIGRVGVDAIALVAMVASIAMGQPLAGTVVAMMYSGGNLLEDYARGKAERELRSLRDRSPRIAHRREANGLVDIAAEEVRPGDELLVRAGELLPVDGELLDARAKLDESAVTGEPLPETRSKGDLLRSGTVNAGEAFRYRAAAAARESTYAGIVRMVEAAQTAKAPFIRMADRFALLLLPATLLVAGLAWWLSGEPIRALAVLVVATPCPLILAAPVAFIGGVSRAARSGILIKGSSAIEALGRTRTAIFDKTGTLTEGGARLIALHTAPDFEADEILWLVASLEQASHHVLAETLVGLAHRRGLSLSHPSNVREYRGSGLEGTVDGRHLRAGSRNLVLGEAPLPDWIPSLGEGLGSHGALTIFVTVEGRAVALLIMADAVRPDATETLRRLREIGVDRILMVTGDDTETAAAVAAQLPIDEFQANCSPAEKVAAITAEKARQPTMMVGDGLNDAPALAAADIGVAMGARGATASSEAADVVILVDKVERVAEAVAIAQRTHEIARQSIVVGLGLSGIAMVFAGFGFIPPVAGALLQEGIDIAVILNALRTLVAEPERSGSRER is encoded by the coding sequence ATGCCTGAGATCGCTATCCATCTGACCCTGCTCGCAGTCGCGTTCACCGGCACCATCGCGGGGCTCGTCGTCAGCTATCTCGATTGGACGGTGTCAGGAAATCTCATCTGGAGCGCGGCCACCATTCCCGTCGCCGCGGCGCTCGCCATTTCGATCCTCCGTGACCTGTTGATCGGACGCGTCGGGGTGGACGCCATTGCGCTCGTGGCCATGGTCGCGTCCATCGCCATGGGACAGCCCCTGGCAGGAACCGTGGTCGCCATGATGTATTCGGGCGGGAACCTGCTGGAGGATTACGCGCGGGGCAAGGCGGAGCGGGAACTCCGTTCGCTACGGGATCGCAGCCCGCGGATCGCCCATCGTCGGGAAGCGAATGGGCTTGTCGATATCGCCGCGGAGGAGGTCCGTCCCGGAGACGAGCTCCTGGTTCGTGCCGGCGAATTGCTGCCTGTCGATGGCGAACTGCTTGATGCACGGGCCAAGCTGGACGAGTCCGCCGTGACCGGCGAACCTCTGCCTGAAACCAGATCGAAGGGCGACCTGCTGCGCAGCGGCACGGTGAATGCGGGCGAAGCCTTTCGCTATCGCGCCGCCGCCGCCGCTCGAGAGAGCACCTATGCCGGCATCGTCCGCATGGTCGAAGCGGCGCAAACCGCGAAGGCGCCCTTCATCCGCATGGCCGACCGCTTTGCGCTGCTCCTGCTGCCGGCGACCCTGCTCGTCGCCGGGCTGGCCTGGTGGCTGTCCGGCGAGCCGATCCGGGCCCTCGCCGTCCTGGTCGTCGCCACCCCCTGCCCTCTCATCCTGGCGGCGCCGGTCGCCTTCATCGGCGGAGTCTCGCGCGCTGCCCGTTCAGGCATCCTGATCAAGGGCAGTTCCGCCATCGAAGCGCTCGGGCGCACGCGCACGGCCATCTTCGACAAGACGGGAACCTTGACCGAGGGTGGTGCGCGGCTGATCGCCCTGCACACTGCTCCCGATTTCGAGGCAGACGAGATCCTGTGGCTCGTGGCCTCGCTTGAGCAGGCCTCCCATCACGTGCTGGCCGAGACGCTGGTCGGGCTCGCACACCGGAGGGGACTTTCTCTCTCGCACCCCTCCAATGTCCGCGAATATCGAGGTTCGGGCCTCGAAGGAACCGTGGACGGCCGCCATCTCCGGGCGGGCTCCCGAAACCTCGTGCTTGGAGAGGCTCCGCTTCCGGACTGGATTCCATCACTCGGAGAAGGGCTCGGATCTCACGGTGCCCTCACCATTTTTGTGACGGTCGAGGGAAGGGCTGTCGCCCTGCTGATCATGGCGGATGCCGTCCGCCCCGACGCGACCGAGACACTGAGACGTCTGCGCGAGATCGGCGTCGACCGGATTCTGATGGTAACGGGCGACGATACCGAAACGGCCGCAGCGGTCGCAGCTCAGCTTCCCATCGACGAGTTTCAGGCGAATTGCAGTCCCGCCGAAAAGGTCGCTGCCATCACCGCTGAAAAAGCTCGTCAGCCTACGATGATGGTGGGCGACGGCCTCAATGACGCCCCTGCCCTCGCGGCGGCCGATATCGGCGTAGCGATGGGCGCGAGAGGGGCAACCGCCTCGTCAGAGGCAGCCGACGTGGTTATCCTCGTCGACAAGGTCGAACGGGTGGCAGAAGCCGTCGCGATCGCACAAAGGACCCACGAGATCGCCCGGCAGAGCATCGTCGTGGGTCTCGGCCTGTCCGGCATCGCCATGGTTTTCGCCGGCTTCGGGTTTATCCCTCCTGTGGCGGGGGCCCTTCTCCAGGAGGGCATCGATATCGCGGTCATTCTCAACGCACTGCGCACGCTCGTTGCGGAACCCGAACGATCCGGCTCCCGGGAGCGATGA
- a CDS encoding divalent metal cation transporter, with protein MLSSEKANSAAPSGTLSEFRARLKQHPLARVGPGLITGVADDDPSGIATYSQAGAQFGLNMLWTMPLTFPLMAAIQSMCARIGRVTGKGLAANIKSAFPPLVLRGVVAMLLVANVLNIAADVAAMGEVAELVSGLNRHIMTVLFVLGTLFLQVLVPYHRYVVFLKWLTLSLLAYAAVLFTVHVPWGQVALRTFWPRFTFDANAAAVVTGVFGTTISPYLFFWQASEEVEEMKAEQGAGPLLSNKSTASAELRRIRWDTWTGMFYSNVTAYLIILATAVTLNVAGITDINTAAEAASALKPLAGDFAFFIFALGILGVGLIGVPVLAGSGAYALAETMNWKEGLELKATDARGFYGVIAVSVLAGMVIQYSPISPMKALFWSAVINGVVAVPLMIVVILLASSKTVMGEFTVPRSVVVIGWIATAIMAVAALGMLLPG; from the coding sequence ATGTTGTCGTCCGAGAAAGCCAACTCGGCAGCTCCGTCCGGCACCCTCAGCGAGTTTCGCGCTCGCTTGAAGCAACATCCGCTGGCGCGCGTCGGGCCAGGTCTGATCACCGGGGTTGCAGATGACGATCCAAGCGGTATCGCGACCTATTCCCAAGCCGGAGCCCAGTTCGGGCTCAACATGCTTTGGACGATGCCGCTCACGTTTCCGCTGATGGCTGCGATCCAGTCGATGTGCGCCCGGATCGGGCGGGTTACCGGAAAGGGCCTCGCCGCCAATATCAAGTCGGCCTTCCCACCCCTGGTGCTCCGAGGCGTGGTGGCGATGCTCCTTGTCGCCAACGTTCTGAATATCGCGGCCGATGTTGCTGCGATGGGGGAGGTCGCTGAACTTGTCAGCGGCCTGAACCGACACATCATGACCGTTCTGTTCGTCCTCGGAACCTTATTCTTGCAGGTTTTGGTTCCGTACCATCGCTACGTCGTTTTCCTGAAATGGCTGACACTCTCCCTGCTTGCCTATGCGGCCGTCCTGTTCACCGTGCACGTTCCCTGGGGGCAGGTTGCGCTGCGCACTTTCTGGCCGCGCTTTACCTTCGATGCCAATGCTGCGGCGGTGGTGACCGGTGTCTTCGGCACGACGATCAGCCCCTATCTCTTTTTCTGGCAAGCCTCGGAGGAAGTCGAGGAGATGAAGGCCGAACAGGGCGCCGGACCGCTGCTCAGCAACAAGTCCACAGCCTCGGCGGAACTGCGCCGGATCCGCTGGGATACCTGGACGGGCATGTTCTATTCCAACGTCACGGCCTATCTCATCATCCTGGCGACGGCGGTGACGCTCAACGTTGCCGGCATCACCGACATCAACACGGCGGCGGAGGCTGCGAGCGCCCTGAAGCCGCTCGCCGGTGATTTCGCCTTCTTCATCTTTGCTCTCGGCATTCTGGGCGTCGGCCTGATCGGCGTACCGGTCCTGGCCGGGTCCGGAGCCTATGCGCTCGCGGAAACGATGAACTGGAAGGAAGGGCTCGAACTCAAGGCAACGGACGCCCGAGGCTTCTATGGCGTGATCGCAGTCAGCGTTCTGGCCGGAATGGTCATTCAGTATTCCCCCATCAGCCCGATGAAGGCCTTGTTCTGGAGTGCGGTGATCAACGGGGTCGTGGCCGTGCCGCTGATGATCGTGGTCATCCTGCTGGCATCCAGCAAGACAGTCATGGGCGAGTTCACAGTCCCCAGATCGGTCGTCGTCATTGGCTGGATAGCGACCGCCATCATGGCGGTCGCTGCATTGGGAATGCTGCTTCCCGGCTAG
- a CDS encoding Hsp20/alpha crystallin family protein, whose protein sequence is MEGFWNEMERLFDNFGFRSGRRPFAGAPSFDLSLPRFERWGSVPAVDVSKTDKLYEISAELPGMAPADVQVKLSEGVLTISGEKKSEKERKDEDAYVSERRYGSFVRSFRLPDDIAADKIEANFANGILTIKVPRQAKAQPKEEVIPVKAA, encoded by the coding sequence ATGGAAGGCTTTTGGAATGAGATGGAGCGGCTGTTCGACAATTTCGGCTTTCGCTCGGGCCGACGTCCGTTCGCGGGTGCGCCTTCCTTCGACCTATCGCTGCCCCGTTTCGAGCGCTGGGGAAGCGTCCCCGCAGTCGACGTATCCAAGACGGACAAGCTCTACGAGATCTCGGCCGAGCTTCCGGGCATGGCCCCGGCTGACGTGCAGGTCAAACTATCGGAAGGCGTTCTGACGATCAGCGGCGAGAAAAAGAGCGAAAAGGAGCGCAAGGACGAGGATGCCTATGTCTCCGAGCGCCGCTACGGTTCCTTCGTCCGCTCGTTCCGCCTGCCTGACGACATCGCCGCCGACAAGATCGAAGCGAACTTCGCCAACGGCATCCTGACCATCAAGGTGCCGAGGCAGGCGAAGGCTCAGCCGAAGGAAGAGGTCATCCCCGTCAAGGCAGCCTGA